The window ACTTATCAAATTTGTAGCAAATTTGCCTCACATATATACCGTCCTTATCCAACTCCCATGGAGTTAAAGAGTAGTTAAGACAACCTGCTTTCTGCATAACCCTATATTCCAATTCACCCCCACCAAATAACTCCACGCAGAAATTTGCCTGAAGTGAAGTGGACAATAATATAATTCTCTTTGTCAGATGTTGATAGATGCATTCCATAATATGCAAACTGaaacaaacatatataaatttgtgtACATGAATGTGTGGCATGCCAACATCCCCACTATACAGAGGGAAAACATCCCAAAGTGTTACATCATCAACAAGTGCTATATGCAAGGTTTGATGGAGAATGGTGGATCTCTTCAACTGAGGAGTTTAGATAGATGGGACCCATGAATCAACGGATCCTCACAGAAGCACATGTATGTCTGCCATACAATCCACACATATATACATGtgggggaagagagagagagagagagagagagagagagactcaCAGGAAGAGAAAGAACAGAACTATAAACCTCTGGCATGTAGACGTCTTCAAGCCCCAAAAAGGATCCAGTCTCTTCAGTTTGAAGGCTTTTGGATTCGGACTCTTCAACTATCCGCACCTTCTGCTCAGGACTCAAGGATCTTGCCTTCCATAAAGCCATAATTGTCCTACGTTCAGCATGCATAACAAGTTCGGTCAAAAGTAGTACTGTTaccatttttatctttttctttctacttaATGCATCCTTCACTGATAGGGGCCTCAAATTACAATCCATTATTATTTCACTACTCTTACCAATtaagcatgcatcaattggtaCTTGaacttattttgattatttcaaGATGATTCTGACACCAGTTAATATTTTTAAGGCATTCATTGCAGCATGTGTGATTGTGTATGTGAGAGAAAGAGGcctaaaaataaatgttttaacaTGGGTATATCCCAATCCTTTATAGACATTGCTTATAATATGTTTGTGAGGTTTTGGGTGATTGCGGATACTCAGAAGGTCAGTAATGATTCATTTTCCAGAACTGTAGTCGACAACAATGGGAGATGCCATAGTATGGATTTGTCTAAATGATGATGTTAACCTGAACAAAGCAATCAAACTTGTTTCTTCAAGCGTTTCAGTTCTCCATTGAAAatgcaatttttgaaaactgaatTATCCAGGCTTTCTGTTTTGGACTAAccattcaaataataattttaagaaataaaataaaaggaattaatagAAACCAGGAAAATCTCAATGCAATAGGAAAAGGTGATGGTATTCTATCATGTTGTCAATTACCTTTGTGCTACATTGAAAGAGACAAAAGAGTGGAAATGGAACTTCAGCCTCCCTTGTGCATCCTGTGATTTTGCGCCATGCCTTGCATCCATACCTCTGCCTTTCCGGAGTGTCATGACAATGATTGGACTGCCCATCGATGACAACGTAGCAGTTTCAAATTGAATGTCATCTATGTCCTCCCAGAGGAAAAAGAACTTTGTTTTATGGCCAAATAAATTTGCATGGAACCCAATTATTCTTGCAGACATAAACAACCGTCCCTGCATGAAAACAAGTGAGGTCAAATGTAAAGAGCATTCAATATTTAAACCTGTAAGAGGGCAAAAATATCCATATCTAATTTCTCCAAAGACAGCTTAAAGGAAGAAAATGGGTAAAAGAAAAACTGCATGATCATTAACCCTCCATTTGGTTCTCAGGGAGAAAGAAGTGAAAGAACAATGTTTTCTGTTAGACTAAGCTTTGGTTAAGCGTGATAAACAAGAGGATTTCCTTGGAGCAATCAAGAAAAAGTTACATGGAGCTAAAGAGGAAACCAAGAAAAATATATCATCAAGATCAAGGAGATCAAAGTGCGATTTGAGAAggtctttcaaaattttggcTCAAGGTGCACTTAAAACACACTCACAATATGATGTTTAACACAAGGTCATTCCAAGCTCATAAATGAGAGTTAAGAAGCCTTTATATAGGAATTGGAGGCAAACTAGTTGTTGGTCCGGTCAACCACCAAGTCAACCACCTTGCTAGCCGTTATACAATTAATGCATTTGCAGGTGACCGTTGGAAGACAAAGCTACACAACCGGTCGGGCACCCTATTGAATTGGTAAATTTCTACAACTCACTACCATGTACTAACTTGAGAAACATTCCATGAGGGCACTACCATTCAACCGTCCGATTGACCACATGGTTGACCCCTCTTGGTTTTTAACTCattttgctctatttttcaAGTCTTGAAGGCCCTTGATAAAATTTGTGTTTGAAAACCTTTTTAAGTTGAGAGAAACGTCAAGACCAtccagttttcaaaatttttgagatggatactttaaaataatattttccattaaaaGTTTGGTTAGGTCATCTAAAGTAATATTACGAGaacttagaaaaatttaaatgcaTGCATGTCATCCTAATTTAGTGTACCCACAATCTTACAAACAAATATCCTAGAGATAAACTTGAGGAACCTTCTTGAAGCACACTTTTAAATCCtggtatttattttattttctcatcaaGCAAAGATTAAGGATTTTTGAAGTGTGGCTATATAAAGAAATTGATAAATCATTTTGATGAAATAGTATGTTAGAAATGAGGCTAGATTAGTAGACCAACGTTTGAATCAAAAAGAAGATATAGTCTATGAAGGAAACCTTGCTTCTAAAATTGTCTTGAAACTATTGAAATGGTTCATGTTTTTGCATGAAATAAAGacttttttaatatcttatctCATGGATGCAAAAGTGTATTTTTATGACAGTAAATATGTTGGAAAACCTcccattcctttatttttttcagaTCATGTACTCAAATTGAAAAATGTTATTTCTAAGTTTAAAGCAAGCTCCAAGAGCTTAGTATAAAAGGTTGAGCAAATTATTACTTGGAAATggatttcaaatgaaaaaaagggagaagtagtaaaaatgatttcaaattgcatATTTTTCTTGTGATATTGATAAAACATTTATTGTTCAAATTTATCTAAATGGCATCTTTTTAGGATCTAGTAATGTCTCCTTTATCATTATGCTTACTTGAGTCTTTCTGTTGATGATACAAAGGGGAAGGAAGAGTATTAGGTTGCTATATTGGAAAAGAAGTGTTTTAACCATGATATATTAGCAATCATAACAATGTTGATGTCATGAACTAAAATGATCATACACATGCAAGCATCTTCATATTTTCTCGATTGCTTAGTGCCCTTTATGTTGTTTTtactaattatattattttttaacactcTTAATATACTTCTAAAAGTTCTTAGACTTGacaatcatttaaataaaaaagagcaTATATCGAGGGGGAGGttttatcatcataaaaaaGGAGGAGATTATTAgaaaaaggtttggttaatcccatgttttgatgataacaaaacaaggtttggaCTTAATGGTTTAAATTAAATGTGATAGGCAAGAAGATTTCctcaaaacaataaaaaaaggcTACAAGGACCAATCAAGATTAAGGGGATCAAGGTGTGCTTCAAGAAGGTTCACCAAGTTTatctttagaatatttttatgtaaGATTATAGTTACACTAAATAGGAGGACATGTAGGCATTTAATTTTTTCCTAAGCACTCCTAATATTATTTTAGATGGACTTAATCAAACTTTTCATGAGAAATATCATTTTGAAGTATTTATctcaaaagttttgaaaattggacaCTCTTGAAGTCTCTCCGAACTAAATAAGGTTTTCAATCACAAACTTTATCAAGGATCTTACAGACTTTGTgctaaaacttgaaaaatagaGCAAAAGGAAACAAGGACCAAGGGCAGTAGTCAACCATACAGTCGACCGATAATGCCCTCATGGGGTGCAAGTGCTTCCCAAGTTGATCCATAGTAGTGAGTTGTGGAGGCTTTCGACTGGTTGTGTAACTCCACCTGCCAATAATGGCTAGTTGCCTTTAATGGCTAGTTTGTCTCCAATTCCTATATAAAGGCTTCTTAAAGCTCATTTATGATCTTGGAATGACCATATACTAAATACTATTTAGAGCAAAAGTACTTTTGAGTGTAACTTGGGCCAAAATCTTGCATAATCATTTAGTGCACCATTAATCCTAGTTTCATTTGTATTCCTTAAGCTAAAAGTATAAACTAGGAATTTGATTCAACAAATTTATTTGTTGTATTCTTGTGAGAAAAGAATCTAAGTGTGATGTATCATATAGGAATTCTCAAGTGTGGAATATCACTTGAAGAATTGTTAAAAGGTGAGGTAACTCTTGAGGATTGTTAGAGGTCCCTTGCAACCAAGAATCTAAATGTAAAGTTTGAAGGCTTGATTTAGAAGCCTTGGTATAGTGGAACCTCGAGCTTGGGATTAAAGAGAGGAGTGGATTATTGCTTGAATTGTCACTTGCATTCATACTGgtaaaaattgtaaaaagtgACTATCACTAAATTCAATTGTAAAATGTAACCATCAACCAATTCAAACCACCCCACCCCTTTGGGTGATTACCTTAGGTTGGATTAGTATAAACCTAacattttccctcattttcttgAGAATTAAATGATCCTAAAAGTTTCATCATATTGAGAATTAAATTGTTAAATAAGAGCAAAGCTCCCATTTTGAGCATTCCAATATAAGATAGCATAACATTAAATGAAACAACACCTGCATGGGCATTTTGCGTTTCAAGTGACAAGTAAAATCATTGATGAGAAATTCCTCTGGTGGAAGTCCAAAGAGTTTCTGAAATGCCGAATTTGTTTGAGGAGACCTCAAGTTTATCTGCATACAATGTCATCAGGAAATAATGAGCAAGTAAATCAGACAAGAAAGTCAGAACACATAAACATAGTCCCCTCACAAAGTGAATTTAAGACCATAAAAGCTAGTCATTTACCTTCTTCCCCACCTCCTTCTCCATCTTAGTTAGATACTCCTTGACAACATTGTTACCTCTGGTATTGTTCAAGAAGATTCTTAAGTGTAGCTTAGACTGACACGCCTGGGCCAACTTTCCCTGAAGAGGAATCCAAACATCAGCTAGATCTGACAAGTTGGTTTTCACAAAGTTGATTTCAGCATGGCCCAGTGATGTAGCTTCATCAAAAGGTCCATCAAAATCCAAAACTTCCACATCCAGCATAGATGGAGGCTCATCCATTGCATCAAATTCAAATATCTCTGCAAGCCCAAGACGGTTCCAacaacaaaatcaatcaaacaaaatGCTCACAATATGTATAAGATAAAATTTATCAAGTTTATTATCTAGCTGTTCTAAACCAATAAAAATGCAGCCCCAAATGACATACTGAGAATATATAAAGTAAGCATAGAATGTGATGAAATTCACCATTCCACAGAGGGTCAGATTTCTGAAACTTAATTGAGCTGGTTCTAGTTTTTCCGTTAGTAGTAAAAACCACATATGGATCAGAGAATCCACTTGAGTCAACAGCTGCTAAATTACTGCCTTCAATCAAGGCAACAGTTAGCAGCCACCCATCTCCTTGTGCTTTGACTCCATGATCACTGCctaaaattgaaaacaattaaaagagtcaaaattttaaaccaacaagaagaaaaaaccaataaaataacagatttgagaaaataatatggcaatattttttttatggaagtTGATCCAGAGCAAGCCAATTCAAACCATGGTGACTTCTATTAAAGAAAAAGactatcattaaaaaaataaaatgcagaAGCACccaaggaaaaaggaaaaagcatGCACCTTTCCAGCAGAAATCAGGATGCATGAAAAGAACAGGCATTGTGTGTCGATTAGCACcaattaaatttagaaagtcAGCCAGTTCATTCCCCACATTGTTAGTCATAGACTAGCAACTATTGAACTAGGAATATTACCTTTTTGTGCTCTGGCCTGCATGAACCGTGCTATCATCTTCAGCACTCGCTCACCTTGAATAACCAGGAGGATGCACACAATCACTTCACCAATTGAATCTGGCAAGTCTAGCCCAACAAACTCAAGTCCTTGAATTGGGCTAGGCGTGGCAATCCAGATGTGGGTAGACACATATAATACTGCAAAAATTGTGGAAACCACAGTAATGTTCACAAAATACTGAACTGCCAGCTTCCAGTCTGACTGGCGCTCTGCTTGCAATGAAGCCAAAACCTGTTCCTTGTTGGACCCCGCATCGTTTGGATCAACTGGCTTAACATTCTGAGCTAATAAATTTCCATACTGAGCATAACTGTCTTTCAGGCCCTGCCTAGCTCCACCCTCTATCATACTTTTCATCATAGTGTTCTGACTAAAGTTCATCCGCCAGGATATTACCAACCGCGAAGATTGTTCTCCTGATGGCATCTCTGGCCCAGGTGTT of the Vitis vinifera cultivar Pinot Noir 40024 chromosome 10, ASM3070453v1 genome contains:
- the LOC100265676 gene encoding C2 and GRAM domain-containing protein At1g03370 isoform X2, whose product is MPLHSDDDHVPPLRKHPDVTIESPSRSFNGSSRSSSPMPSGMRMEDIIGSKEEKLNAQKTIAGRIAQIFVKNGDLASCTSAGSIDSSELSETSIPEVYENKLEEQSSSSCSFEESMKRMESTDQGNECLSNLPGGVLLDQLYVVASSELNSLLFAPDSNFPRALADLQGTTELQQGPWVFENGGDSLKRVVTYIKAASKLIKAVKATEDQTYLKADGKVFAVLASVSTPDVMYGSTFKAEVLYCITPGPEMPSGEQSSRLVISWRMNFSQNTMMKSMIEGGARQGLKDSYAQYGNLLAQNVKPVDPNDAGSNKEQVLASLQAERQSDWKLAVQYFVNITVVSTIFAVLYVSTHIWIATPSPIQGLEFVGLDLPDSIGEVIVCILLVIQGERVLKMIARFMQARAQKGSDHGVKAQGDGWLLTVALIEGSNLAAVDSSGFSDPYVVFTTNGKTRTSSIKFQKSDPLWNEIFEFDAMDEPPSMLDVEVLDFDGPFDEATSLGHAEINFVKTNLSDLADVWIPLQGKLAQACQSKLHLRIFLNNTRGNNVVKEYLTKMEKEVGKKINLRSPQTNSAFQKLFGLPPEEFLINDFTCHLKRKMPMQGRLFMSARIIGFHANLFGHKTKFFFLWEDIDDIQFETATLSSMGSPIIVMTLRKGRGMDARHGAKSQDAQGRLKFHFHSFVSFNVAQRTIMALWKARSLSPEQKVRIVEESESKSLQTEETGSFLGLEDVYMPEVYSSVLSLPANFCVELFGGGELEYRVMQKAGCLNYSLTPWELDKDGIYVRQICYKFDKCVSRYRGEAVSTQQRSLLPDRNGWVIEEVLTLHGVPLGDHFNLHFRYQIEHAPSKGKACHICVYFGIAWLKSTRHQKRISKNIHSNLQDRLKLMVGEVEKEFLTGK
- the LOC100265676 gene encoding C2 and GRAM domain-containing protein At1g03370 isoform X1, producing the protein MKLVVRVIEARNLPAMDLNGLSDPYVRLQLGRNRFRTKVVKKSLNPSWGEEFSFWVEDLSEDLVVSVLDEDKYFNDDFVGQLRVPVSRVFDAEVKSLGTTWYSLHPKSKKSRSRDCGEILLNIFFSQNSGFMPLHSDDDHVPPLRKHPDVTIESPSRSFNGSSRSSSPMPSGMRMEDIIGSKEEKLNAQKTIAGRIAQIFVKNGDLASCTSAGSIDSSELSETSIPEVYENKLEEQSSSSCSFEESMKRMESTDQGNECLSNLPGGVLLDQLYVVASSELNSLLFAPDSNFPRALADLQGTTELQQGPWVFENGGDSLKRVVTYIKAASKLIKAVKATEDQTYLKADGKVFAVLASVSTPDVMYGSTFKAEVLYCITPGPEMPSGEQSSRLVISWRMNFSQNTMMKSMIEGGARQGLKDSYAQYGNLLAQNVKPVDPNDAGSNKEQVLASLQAERQSDWKLAVQYFVNITVVSTIFAVLYVSTHIWIATPSPIQGLEFVGLDLPDSIGEVIVCILLVIQGERVLKMIARFMQARAQKGSDHGVKAQGDGWLLTVALIEGSNLAAVDSSGFSDPYVVFTTNGKTRTSSIKFQKSDPLWNEIFEFDAMDEPPSMLDVEVLDFDGPFDEATSLGHAEINFVKTNLSDLADVWIPLQGKLAQACQSKLHLRIFLNNTRGNNVVKEYLTKMEKEVGKKINLRSPQTNSAFQKLFGLPPEEFLINDFTCHLKRKMPMQGRLFMSARIIGFHANLFGHKTKFFFLWEDIDDIQFETATLSSMGSPIIVMTLRKGRGMDARHGAKSQDAQGRLKFHFHSFVSFNVAQRTIMALWKARSLSPEQKVRIVEESESKSLQTEETGSFLGLEDVYMPEVYSSVLSLPANFCVELFGGGELEYRVMQKAGCLNYSLTPWELDKDGIYVRQICYKFDKCVSRYRGEAVSTQQRSLLPDRNGWVIEEVLTLHGVPLGDHFNLHFRYQIEHAPSKGKACHICVYFGIAWLKSTRHQKRISKNIHSNLQDRLKLMVGEVEKEFLTGK